From Bacillus pumilus, one genomic window encodes:
- a CDS encoding STAS domain-containing protein, which produces MKNEKSKQLYEFILKEAPIMTEEWLKTRTEEGSLYSKHASEETEMKLKEQNTAFIQTIAATLVTLSDKVENHLKKWSVDIARDRAVHEVPLYEIIGQFKIFRQIFCSRIEKFILETELEVTLQDVCGWNQHFHSTFDNMIERLSEEYDRVTLSQLNAQREMIQELSAPVIPVSKEIGILPLIGEIDTYRAKIILESVLEQASRLRLTHLFIDISGVPVVDTMVAYQLFKVVDSAKLLGIETIISGIRPEIAQTVVKLGIDFSKVNTEHSLAKALEKRGFRIFEEQPQEAT; this is translated from the coding sequence ATGAAAAATGAAAAATCTAAGCAATTATATGAATTTATCCTAAAAGAAGCCCCTATCATGACCGAAGAATGGCTGAAAACAAGAACAGAAGAAGGCTCATTATATTCCAAACATGCTTCAGAGGAAACGGAAATGAAGCTGAAGGAACAGAACACAGCGTTTATTCAAACCATTGCAGCAACGCTTGTGACGCTGTCAGACAAAGTAGAAAATCATTTAAAAAAATGGTCTGTTGATATTGCACGTGATCGAGCCGTTCACGAGGTGCCTTTATATGAAATCATTGGACAATTTAAGATATTCCGTCAGATTTTCTGTTCGAGAATCGAGAAATTCATACTAGAAACCGAGCTTGAAGTGACGCTCCAAGATGTGTGCGGGTGGAATCAGCATTTTCATTCCACGTTTGATAATATGATCGAGCGTTTATCAGAAGAATACGACCGTGTGACACTGAGTCAGCTAAATGCACAAAGAGAGATGATTCAGGAACTGAGTGCTCCTGTTATTCCAGTTTCAAAGGAAATTGGGATTTTGCCGCTCATCGGAGAGATTGATACGTACCGGGCCAAAATTATTCTAGAATCCGTACTAGAACAGGCTTCAAGACTGCGTCTAACGCATTTGTTTATTGATATATCAGGCGTACCGGTCGTTGATACGATGGTTGCTTATCAGCTCTTTAAAGTGGTGGATAGTGCGAAGCTTCTAGGAATCGAGACGATTATTTCAGGCATCCGCCCAGAAATTGCTCAAACCGTCGTGAAATTGGGCATTGATTTCTCAAAAGTAAATACTGAACACAGCCTTGCAAAAGCTTTAGAAAAAAGAGGATTTCGTATTTTTGAAGAACAGCCGCAAGAAGCAACATGA
- a CDS encoding Spx/MgsR family RNA polymerase-binding regulatory protein, which produces MSDITFYSYPSCTSCRKTKHWLKANQIDFKERHLFRETPTLDELKKILSLTTEGMDEILATRSQAFKSLNLNINDLKVNEVLQLLIEKPKLLRRPIILDGNKLVVGYNPGELMKISKKKAIHQSVS; this is translated from the coding sequence ATGAGTGACATTACTTTTTATTCATACCCGAGCTGCACGTCTTGCCGCAAAACAAAACATTGGCTAAAGGCGAATCAAATTGATTTTAAAGAGCGTCACCTTTTCAGAGAAACGCCAACCCTAGATGAATTAAAAAAGATTCTTTCCTTAACAACAGAAGGAATGGATGAAATTTTAGCCACACGAAGCCAGGCTTTTAAAAGCTTAAATTTAAATATTAATGATTTAAAAGTAAACGAGGTTCTTCAGCTTCTCATTGAAAAACCAAAACTGCTCCGGAGACCAATTATCCTTGATGGAAATAAATTGGTAGTAGGCTATAATCCCGGGGAACTCATGAAAATATCAAAAAAGAAAGCGATTCATCAATCGGTTTCCTAA
- a CDS encoding DUF2626 domain-containing protein: MNRMFRVLGFWTGIFAVMFYLGHMKDASLLFFGQTVLFVFLSYLNLSERMYIYIFGAYLTIFFAGFTYYSIFIMVPGTGH, translated from the coding sequence ATGAATCGCATGTTCCGCGTGCTTGGCTTTTGGACGGGTATTTTTGCTGTCATGTTCTATTTAGGGCATATGAAAGATGCATCGTTGCTGTTCTTCGGTCAAACCGTTCTTTTTGTATTTTTATCCTACTTGAATTTATCCGAAAGAATGTATATTTACATTTTCGGAGCGTACTTGACGATTTTCTTTGCCGGATTTACATATTATTCGATCTTCATCATGGTTCCCGGTACCGGACATTAA